The following proteins are co-located in the Frigidibacter mobilis genome:
- a CDS encoding protein-glutamate methylesterase/protein-glutamine glutaminase: MLDASKPRKLRVLIVDDSAVVRQAMAEIIASDPELEVMGTAGDPFVAAQRIRAEKPDVITLDVEMPRMDGVTFLRKLMSQHPIPVVMCSSLVGDNTETLAAALAAGAVDVICKPQMGVKGFLEESRIEICDAVKAAAQARLSAMRPRLVEAKLTADAVLPPPNAGAMIKTTEMIIAVGASTGGTEALKLFLTQMPLDCAPIVIVQHMPELFTAAFARRLDGECAVTVKEARDGDRLLRGHALIAPGAKHTLLKRSGASYTVEVRDGPLVSRHRPSVDVLFRSVARYAGRNAIGIIMTGMGDDGAKGLKEMRDAGARTLGQDHDSCVVYGMPKEAMRMGAVEEEVSLERLAPAALRLAGAARLQ; this comes from the coding sequence ATGTTAGACGCTTCAAAACCCCGCAAGCTTCGCGTCCTGATCGTCGATGACAGCGCCGTGGTACGGCAGGCGATGGCAGAGATCATCGCCTCCGACCCCGAGCTGGAGGTGATGGGCACGGCCGGCGATCCCTTCGTCGCTGCCCAGCGGATCCGCGCAGAGAAGCCCGATGTCATCACGCTGGATGTGGAAATGCCAAGGATGGATGGCGTCACTTTCCTGCGTAAGCTTATGAGCCAGCATCCGATCCCGGTGGTGATGTGCAGCTCTCTGGTGGGCGACAATACAGAAACCCTGGCGGCGGCGCTGGCCGCGGGCGCGGTCGATGTGATCTGCAAACCGCAGATGGGCGTGAAGGGGTTCCTCGAGGAAAGTCGGATCGAGATCTGTGACGCGGTGAAGGCGGCCGCGCAAGCGCGGCTGTCGGCGATGCGCCCGCGGCTGGTCGAGGCGAAGCTGACGGCCGACGCCGTGCTGCCGCCCCCGAATGCCGGCGCGATGATAAAGACCACCGAAATGATCATCGCCGTCGGGGCCTCTACCGGCGGGACCGAGGCATTGAAGCTGTTTCTAACCCAGATGCCGCTCGACTGCGCCCCCATCGTGATCGTGCAGCACATGCCGGAACTGTTCACCGCCGCTTTCGCCCGCCGGCTGGACGGCGAATGCGCCGTTACCGTGAAGGAGGCGCGTGACGGCGATCGGCTGCTGCGCGGCCATGCCCTGATCGCCCCTGGGGCTAAGCACACACTGCTCAAGCGCAGCGGCGCCTCCTACACGGTGGAGGTTCGTGATGGCCCTCTGGTCTCGCGCCACCGCCCCTCGGTCGATGTGCTGTTCCGGTCGGTCGCGCGCTATGCAGGACGAAACGCCATCGGCATCATCATGACGGGCATGGGCGATGACGGTGCGAAGGGCCTGAAGGAAATGCGCGACGCCGGCGCCCGGACCCTGGGACAGGATCATGATAGCTGCGTCGTCTACGGCATGCCGAAGGAGGCGATGCGCATGGGGGCGGTCGAGGAAGAGGTGTCGCTGGAGCGGCTCGCCCCCGCGGCCCTGCGCCTGGCGGGAGCCGCGCGGCTGCAATAG
- a CDS encoding chemotaxis protein CheW: protein MKEIALPQTALTKTLAETTLGLRRPPSMPDMVLIFTLSGEAFAISVSAVHEILDPIPATRVPNASAFAPGLINVRGTIAPLVDVRQRLRMPPAASSADARVIVLELPVGGAPTRLAILADGVEEVIEADLAALEAVPELGARWPEQFVKGVAHRGDGLVILLDTETLFRPDGSTGADPA, encoded by the coding sequence ATGAAGGAGATCGCCTTGCCCCAGACTGCCCTGACAAAAACACTTGCAGAGACGACGCTTGGACTGCGTCGCCCGCCCAGTATGCCGGACATGGTACTGATTTTCACGCTGTCCGGCGAAGCTTTCGCCATTTCGGTCAGCGCCGTGCATGAGATCCTCGATCCGATCCCGGCCACCCGCGTGCCCAACGCATCGGCCTTCGCGCCCGGCCTGATCAACGTCCGGGGCACGATAGCGCCGCTGGTAGATGTACGTCAGCGCTTGCGCATGCCGCCCGCCGCGTCCAGCGCGGATGCCAGGGTGATCGTGCTGGAGTTGCCGGTCGGGGGCGCGCCGACCCGGCTCGCCATCCTCGCCGACGGTGTGGAAGAGGTCATCGAAGCCGATCTCGCCGCGCTGGAAGCCGTGCCTGAACTCGGGGCCCGCTGGCCCGAGCAATTCGTCAAGGGCGTCGCCCATCGTGGTGATGGTCTCGTCATCCTTCTCGATACTGAAACCCTGTTTCGTCCCGATGGCTCCACCGGCGCCGACCCTGCTTGA
- a CDS encoding response regulator → MSRTVLTVDDSKAIRDMVAFTLEPEGYRVIGAADGAEGLTRFKSETVSLVITDLNMPVMNGIEMIRKLRAEPTGSGVPIVMLTTETKPEMKAEGKAAGATGWISKPFDADTLVAVAKKLAG, encoded by the coding sequence ATGAGCCGAACCGTTCTGACTGTAGATGACAGCAAGGCGATCCGCGACATGGTCGCGTTCACGTTGGAGCCGGAGGGCTATCGCGTCATCGGGGCCGCCGATGGGGCAGAGGGTCTGACGCGCTTCAAGTCCGAAACTGTCAGCCTCGTGATTACCGATCTGAACATGCCGGTGATGAACGGCATAGAGATGATCCGCAAACTTCGGGCGGAGCCGACGGGTTCGGGCGTGCCCATCGTGATGCTGACGACCGAAACCAAACCCGAGATGAAGGCAGAAGGCAAGGCCGCCGGGGCAACGGGCTGGATCAGCAAACCCTTCGACGCCGACACGCTGGTCGCCGTCGCCAAGAAACTGGCGGGCTGA
- a CDS encoding chemotaxis protein CheA codes for MDDINPAIATFVQEARDLLEGLEGLLLDLERGADPGQVDPVQVDAVFRTLHTIKGSGAMFGFGTLAQFTHHFEEAFDRVREGKLSIDQRLIDLSLRARDHMTALLDCGSDGAAADELATGQEASDLLVGLAAITGEAPPVKTAEPGAGVQDAAGTARMRRWSILFRPEPSALRNGMRPDLLMAELAGFGTLDMAVDVSAVPPLEDLAADECLLAWRCTLETDKPRSVIEAVFIFADDAQLEIEEIADPADESRAATGNAGTAPAARAQAAKPAANAPGESVRVPAGKLDEIMDQLGELVIVQARLNQISSARGDAELESVAEEVERLVTGLRDATLSVRMMPIEAVFGKFRRVVRDLSAELSKDVALITEGGETEIDKNVIDRLSEPLVHMIRNSMDHGLEGADRRRAAGKPVRGTVRLSARQEGGEVLIAIEDDGAGLDAEAIRAKALERGLLSPDAQPTTTELHQLIFSPGFSTAKALSSVSGRGVGMDAVRSTVDALRGTVEVMSHPGRGTRVTLRLPVTLAIIDGLLVRLGEAVFVIPLSVVEECVEMEVAERRRESGRTILQIREHLVPFLDLDDVFSRPPSTEPRRRVVIVKADGARIGLVVDDILGQNQTVIKTLSVYHRDVQGFAGATILGDGGVALIIDVAMLARRAQAERAAIRPVA; via the coding sequence ATGGACGATATCAACCCCGCCATCGCCACATTCGTGCAAGAAGCCCGCGACCTGCTCGAGGGCCTGGAAGGCCTGCTGCTGGATCTGGAGCGCGGAGCCGACCCCGGCCAAGTGGATCCGGTCCAGGTCGATGCGGTCTTTCGCACCCTGCACACGATCAAGGGCTCTGGCGCCATGTTCGGGTTCGGAACCCTGGCGCAGTTCACCCATCATTTCGAAGAGGCATTCGACCGGGTCCGCGAAGGCAAGCTGAGCATCGACCAGCGCCTGATAGACCTGTCACTGCGCGCGCGTGACCACATGACAGCGCTGCTCGACTGTGGCAGCGACGGCGCCGCAGCCGATGAGCTGGCCACCGGACAAGAGGCGTCCGATCTGCTGGTGGGCCTGGCTGCGATCACCGGCGAGGCGCCGCCGGTCAAGACAGCCGAACCCGGCGCAGGCGTGCAGGACGCGGCCGGCACCGCCCGGATGCGACGCTGGTCGATCCTGTTTCGGCCAGAGCCAAGCGCGCTGCGCAACGGAATGCGGCCAGACCTGCTCATGGCGGAACTCGCGGGGTTCGGCACGTTGGACATGGCTGTCGACGTGTCGGCGGTGCCGCCGCTCGAAGACCTCGCGGCCGACGAATGCCTGCTCGCCTGGCGATGCACGCTCGAAACCGACAAGCCGCGCAGCGTGATCGAGGCGGTATTCATCTTCGCCGATGATGCGCAACTCGAGATCGAAGAGATCGCCGATCCTGCCGACGAGTCCCGCGCCGCCACGGGCAACGCAGGCACCGCGCCCGCCGCCAGGGCTCAGGCGGCCAAGCCTGCCGCAAATGCCCCAGGCGAAAGCGTCCGGGTTCCGGCCGGGAAACTCGACGAGATCATGGACCAGCTTGGCGAGCTGGTGATCGTGCAGGCGCGGCTCAACCAGATTTCCAGCGCCCGCGGCGATGCCGAGCTGGAAAGCGTCGCGGAAGAGGTGGAGCGGCTGGTGACCGGACTTCGGGACGCCACGCTGTCGGTGCGGATGATGCCGATCGAAGCAGTGTTCGGCAAGTTCCGGCGCGTCGTGCGCGACCTCTCTGCCGAGCTGAGCAAGGACGTTGCCCTTATCACGGAAGGCGGCGAGACCGAGATCGACAAGAACGTCATCGACCGCCTGTCGGAGCCGCTGGTCCACATGATCCGCAACAGCATGGATCACGGGCTGGAAGGTGCCGACCGTCGCCGTGCGGCGGGCAAGCCCGTCCGCGGAACGGTGCGCCTGTCGGCGCGCCAGGAGGGCGGCGAAGTGCTGATCGCCATCGAGGATGACGGCGCGGGCCTTGATGCCGAGGCGATCCGTGCCAAGGCGCTGGAGCGCGGGTTGCTGTCGCCCGACGCGCAGCCGACGACGACAGAACTGCACCAGCTGATCTTCTCGCCGGGGTTCTCGACGGCAAAGGCGCTGTCCTCCGTCTCGGGGCGCGGCGTGGGGATGGACGCGGTCCGCTCCACCGTCGACGCCTTGCGGGGGACGGTGGAGGTGATGTCGCATCCGGGGCGCGGCACGCGGGTCACCCTGCGCCTGCCGGTAACGCTGGCAATCATCGACGGATTGCTGGTGCGGCTCGGCGAGGCGGTCTTCGTCATCCCGCTGTCGGTGGTGGAGGAATGCGTCGAGATGGAAGTCGCCGAACGGCGGCGCGAGTCCGGGCGCACCATCTTGCAGATCCGCGAGCATCTGGTTCCGTTCCTCGACCTCGATGACGTATTCTCGCGTCCGCCCAGCACCGAGCCGCGGCGCCGTGTGGTGATCGTCAAGGCCGACGGGGCGCGCATCGGGCTCGTGGTCGATGACATCCTTGGCCAGAACCAGACCGTCATCAAGACCCTCAGCGTCTACCACCGCGATGTGCAGGGCTTTGCCGGCGCCACCATCCTTGGCGACGGCGGCGTGGCGCTCATCATCGATGTCGCCATGCTCGCGCGCCGGGCGCAAGCCGAGCGTGCCGCCATCCGCCCGGTCGCATGA
- a CDS encoding chemotaxis protein CheW, translating into MTATAALADPWSPDDAEAVSEPQTYVTFELSGQVFAVAVAHVREILDMQPIARLPNAPSDLLGMIDVRGEGIAVIDLAARLGLMGGMAAEEGRIVVFEFGADGSIAVGVIADRVLSVVEIRDSEIETAPSALTRWDASVLRGVSRVAGRLTLLLALDELFGKDAQDPFDFT; encoded by the coding sequence ATGACCGCAACCGCCGCACTGGCCGATCCTTGGTCCCCCGACGATGCCGAGGCCGTTTCCGAGCCGCAGACCTATGTCACCTTCGAGCTGTCGGGGCAGGTGTTCGCTGTTGCGGTGGCCCATGTCCGGGAAATCCTCGATATGCAGCCGATTGCCCGGCTTCCGAACGCGCCGTCCGACCTTCTGGGCATGATCGACGTGCGGGGCGAGGGCATCGCCGTGATCGACCTGGCCGCACGGCTTGGTCTGATGGGCGGAATGGCAGCCGAAGAGGGCCGCATTGTGGTGTTCGAGTTCGGCGCAGACGGTTCCATCGCCGTGGGCGTGATCGCAGACCGGGTGCTGAGCGTGGTCGAGATCCGTGACAGCGAGATCGAGACTGCACCAAGCGCCCTGACCCGCTGGGATGCCTCGGTGCTGCGCGGCGTCTCGCGGGTGGCAGGACGCCTGACACTGCTGCTCGCGCTTGACGAGCTGTTCGGCAAGGACGCCCAGGATCCGTTCGATTTCACATGA
- a CDS encoding sugar phosphate isomerase/epimerase family protein — MTPISLAHLTVIDLPPPRMIRLAAELGYDRVGLRLIRVTDTSPGYPLHEDPAALRETLTALDETGITVNDIEFIRLTPDFRPEAFTAFLATGAALSARHVICAPYDDDHARLAANLAAFQTLAHPHGLTCVLEFFPWTSVPNLATARTVVERTGMAEIGILVDTLHFDRSASSLADLENLPASRLPFVHLCDAAVHPPYSTEELLHAGRAERLPPGEGQIDLAAILARLPQGLPVALEVPMTGLQAQQGSAEVAARALHAARRLLGPAGRV, encoded by the coding sequence ATGACCCCGATCTCTCTGGCCCATCTGACGGTGATCGACCTGCCGCCGCCGCGGATGATCCGGCTGGCGGCCGAGCTGGGATATGACCGGGTCGGCCTGCGGCTGATCCGGGTCACGGACACGAGCCCCGGCTATCCGCTGCATGAAGACCCCGCCGCCCTGCGCGAGACGCTGACGGCGCTGGACGAAACCGGCATCACCGTCAACGACATAGAGTTCATCCGCCTGACGCCCGACTTCCGCCCCGAGGCCTTCACCGCCTTTCTGGCCACCGGCGCCGCCCTCAGTGCGCGTCATGTCATCTGCGCGCCCTATGATGACGACCACGCCCGGCTGGCTGCCAATCTGGCCGCCTTCCAGACCCTCGCCCACCCCCACGGCCTGACCTGCGTGCTGGAGTTCTTCCCCTGGACCTCGGTGCCGAACCTCGCAACCGCGCGAACCGTGGTGGAGCGGACGGGCATGGCGGAAATCGGCATCCTGGTGGACACGCTGCACTTTGACCGCTCTGCCAGCTCGCTGGCCGACCTGGAGAACCTGCCTGCCTCGCGGCTACCTTTTGTGCATCTGTGCGATGCCGCCGTTCATCCGCCCTACTCGACCGAAGAGCTGCTGCACGCCGGCCGCGCCGAGCGCCTGCCTCCCGGCGAGGGGCAGATAGATCTGGCTGCGATCCTGGCGCGCCTGCCACAGGGGCTGCCGGTGGCGCTCGAGGTGCCGATGACCGGCCTTCAGGCCCAACAGGGCAGCGCAGAGGTCGCCGCGCGGGCGCTGCATGCGGCACGCCGGCTGCTGGGACCGGCGGGCCGGGTGTGA
- a CDS encoding CheR family methyltransferase, translating to MTPALAEPPYLSPDIAAALVAIAVEIGGIAVAPTKRDFIQMRVSRRLREIGCDDFESYLASLKGPGGDEEARRLVEALTTHTTSFFREQLHYDWLAAEGLPALVAQGAGRERPLTVWSAACSLGSELWSAGMTLDAFAATQPGGLRWALVGTDISRKILRRAANAVFTEDEISGLDEPMRRAWLLRSSAPQRGRILYRIAPELRSRARLAWANLVDLDPRLSLTADVAFLRNVLIYFRPEDQRRAVANVMGRLRPGGYLLTGHSESLAEPPAGLRQVRTSVYQKV from the coding sequence ATGACCCCTGCCCTTGCCGAACCACCCTACCTGTCGCCCGACATCGCCGCAGCTCTGGTTGCCATCGCGGTCGAGATCGGGGGAATAGCCGTCGCCCCGACCAAGCGCGACTTCATCCAGATGCGCGTCAGTCGCCGGCTGCGGGAAATCGGTTGCGACGATTTCGAAAGCTATCTTGCCAGCCTCAAGGGCCCCGGCGGCGACGAAGAGGCACGGCGCCTTGTCGAGGCGTTGACCACCCATACCACCAGCTTCTTCCGCGAGCAGCTGCATTACGACTGGCTGGCCGCCGAGGGCCTGCCGGCGCTGGTCGCGCAGGGGGCGGGCCGCGAACGCCCGCTGACGGTCTGGAGTGCGGCCTGCTCGCTGGGCTCGGAGCTGTGGAGTGCGGGCATGACCCTCGACGCTTTCGCGGCCACGCAACCCGGTGGCCTTCGCTGGGCGCTGGTCGGCACCGACATCTCGCGCAAGATCCTGCGCCGCGCCGCCAATGCCGTGTTCACCGAGGACGAGATCTCGGGCTTGGACGAGCCGATGCGCCGGGCCTGGCTGTTGCGTTCCTCGGCGCCGCAGCGGGGCCGCATCCTTTACCGCATCGCACCCGAACTGCGCAGCCGTGCGCGCCTGGCCTGGGCGAACCTCGTGGACCTCGACCCGCGGCTGTCCTTGACGGCGGATGTCGCCTTCCTGCGCAACGTGCTGATCTACTTTCGGCCCGAAGATCAGCGGCGCGCCGTGGCCAATGTCATGGGCCGCCTGCGTCCCGGCGGCTATCTGCTGACCGGCCACTCGGAAAGTCTTGCCGAGCCACCTGCGGGCCTCCGGCAGGTGCGGACCTCGGTTTATCAAAAGGTGTGA
- a CDS encoding FAD-binding protein, producing MSRPFPLPLRPWLRRGYLKTGQTPEALAVACGIDPAGLRATLDDWNRHAAQGEDPAFHRGTTPYMRLQGDATHGPNPCVAPIDRPPYLAVKVIPGSFGTFAGLETDAAARVLRDGAPIPGLYAAGTDMASVMGGFYPAGGINLGPALTFGHIAALHAAGALEDAT from the coding sequence ATCTCGCGCCCGTTTCCGCTGCCGCTGCGGCCCTGGCTGCGGCGCGGTTACCTGAAGACCGGTCAGACGCCCGAGGCTCTGGCGGTAGCCTGCGGCATCGACCCCGCTGGCCTGCGCGCCACCTTGGACGACTGGAACCGCCACGCCGCACAGGGGGAGGACCCCGCCTTCCACCGCGGCACCACGCCCTATATGCGCCTGCAGGGAGATGCGACGCACGGCCCCAACCCCTGCGTCGCGCCGATCGACCGCCCGCCCTATCTGGCCGTCAAGGTCATCCCCGGCAGCTTCGGCACCTTTGCCGGGCTGGAAACCGACGCCGCCGCCCGTGTGCTGCGGGACGGCGCCCCCATCCCCGGCCTTTATGCGGCGGGCACCGACATGGCCTCGGTGATGGGCGGCTTCTATCCGGCGGGCGGCATCAACCTAGGCCCCGCCCTGACCTTTGGCCATATCGCCGCGCTGCATGCCGCAGGCGCGTTGGAGGACGCAACATGA
- a CDS encoding FAD-binding protein, translating into MPTATGDGLRMAEELGALQGQTASPGAWCPVSLVRWPDGRQAPFPHIVERGKPGLIAVLPNGQRFCNEGLGYHDFVEALLRATRRACRPRPG; encoded by the coding sequence GTGCCCACCGCCACCGGCGACGGGCTGCGCATGGCCGAGGAACTGGGCGCCCTTCAGGGCCAAACCGCCAGCCCCGGCGCCTGGTGCCCGGTCTCGCTGGTGCGCTGGCCGGACGGGCGGCAGGCGCCGTTCCCGCATATCGTCGAGCGGGGCAAGCCCGGCCTCATCGCCGTGCTGCCGAATGGCCAGCGCTTCTGCAACGAGGGGCTGGGGTATCACGACTTCGTCGAGGCCCTGCTGCGCGCTACCCGCCGGGCCTGCCGCCCGAGGCCTGGCTGA
- a CDS encoding HAMP domain-containing methyl-accepting chemotaxis protein, with product MRITIKAKLAAAFTTILIMLGGIVWLSVSNLSAANDRTELLVNNYAERVRLATRLGQVVAAAGRDLRSVVLAPDPEQMKTQFAAVEVHRATAAELAATFSALADEESRRLMAEFLEIRIGYDAASDEVYALALKNSNVHAGDQSMTAARDANAAVVDAVKAVQAASQRNPGASPERVELLVTRIELELQHAVRNEKNVIISTNEEMMAEQTDAAATRRDAARELIDNLETAVGTYARAEISKLRQEFDHFEAVSVEVIALARQNTNLRAAEMLREEVLPLAGAMARILDEIVSLNQDAMDKEVEAAAAAYAGSKTMLISGAALAAALGAMAAIWISLSVSRGLGRAVSVAEGVARGDLSVDAKPTTQDEIGDVLGAMEKMNQSMREITGVAEKISQGDLSVATKRRSDVDSLGIALETMLEKLRDVIANANVSANGVAEGAQAMSATAEQLSEGSTEQAAAAEQASASMEEMSANIRQSADNAAQTEKIATQSAKEAADSGKAVDEAVRAMKTIAEKINIIQEIARQTDLLALNAAVEAARAGQHGKGFAVVASEVRKLAERSQQAAGEISELSGKTVEVSQKAGEMLAALVPSIQRTADLVQEISAATREQNVGAEQINEAIRELDAVIQANASASTEAASVSEQLASQSEQLRGVISFFRLGDDDHASRSSVARSPAKSATKPVSHIRGKRMAAKATPVAQAPAAGSMNGKANGVALDLGGDMSDTDFVRY from the coding sequence ATGCGTATCACCATCAAGGCCAAGCTGGCCGCCGCCTTTACCACCATCTTGATCATGCTGGGCGGCATCGTCTGGCTGTCTGTCTCGAACCTGTCCGCCGCAAACGACCGCACTGAGTTGCTGGTAAACAACTACGCTGAACGGGTGCGCCTCGCCACCCGTCTCGGGCAGGTTGTGGCCGCGGCGGGACGCGATCTTCGCTCCGTGGTGCTGGCACCGGATCCCGAGCAGATGAAGACACAGTTTGCTGCAGTCGAGGTGCATCGCGCTACGGCCGCAGAACTCGCCGCCACCTTCTCCGCCCTTGCCGACGAGGAAAGCCGCCGCCTGATGGCAGAGTTCCTGGAGATCCGGATCGGCTATGACGCGGCCTCGGATGAGGTCTATGCCCTGGCCCTGAAGAACTCGAACGTACACGCCGGCGACCAGTCGATGACTGCGGCACGCGATGCGAACGCGGCGGTTGTCGACGCGGTCAAGGCCGTTCAGGCCGCCTCGCAACGCAATCCCGGTGCCTCGCCCGAGCGCGTGGAACTGCTGGTAACCCGGATCGAACTTGAGCTGCAGCATGCGGTGCGCAACGAGAAGAACGTGATCATCTCGACGAACGAAGAGATGATGGCGGAACAGACAGACGCCGCTGCAACCCGCCGCGATGCCGCACGCGAGTTGATTGACAACCTAGAAACTGCGGTCGGAACCTACGCCCGGGCCGAGATATCCAAACTGCGCCAAGAGTTCGATCACTTCGAGGCGGTAAGCGTGGAAGTAATCGCGCTGGCGCGCCAGAACACCAACCTTCGCGCTGCCGAAATGCTTCGGGAGGAGGTCCTGCCCCTCGCAGGCGCAATGGCCCGGATTCTGGACGAAATCGTCAGCCTGAACCAGGACGCGATGGACAAAGAGGTCGAAGCCGCGGCCGCAGCCTATGCCGGCAGCAAAACCATGCTGATCAGCGGCGCCGCCCTGGCCGCGGCGCTGGGCGCGATGGCTGCCATCTGGATCAGCCTTTCGGTCAGCCGAGGCCTAGGCCGGGCTGTCTCTGTCGCAGAGGGCGTGGCGCGCGGCGACCTGTCGGTAGACGCGAAGCCGACCACGCAGGACGAGATCGGCGACGTTCTGGGCGCGATGGAGAAGATGAACCAATCCATGCGCGAGATCACCGGAGTCGCCGAGAAGATCAGCCAGGGCGACCTGAGCGTGGCCACGAAACGCCGCTCGGATGTCGACAGCCTCGGCATCGCGCTGGAGACCATGCTCGAGAAGCTGCGCGATGTCATCGCCAATGCCAATGTGAGCGCGAATGGCGTGGCAGAGGGGGCGCAGGCGATGTCGGCGACGGCCGAGCAGCTCAGCGAGGGCTCGACCGAGCAGGCGGCGGCGGCCGAGCAGGCCTCTGCCAGCATGGAGGAGATGTCTGCCAATATCCGCCAGTCGGCCGACAATGCCGCGCAGACCGAGAAGATTGCAACCCAGTCGGCGAAAGAGGCCGCCGACAGCGGAAAGGCCGTGGACGAAGCGGTGCGCGCCATGAAGACTATCGCCGAGAAGATCAACATCATCCAGGAGATTGCCCGGCAGACCGACCTGCTCGCGCTCAACGCCGCGGTCGAAGCGGCGCGGGCCGGCCAGCACGGCAAGGGCTTCGCCGTCGTTGCCTCGGAAGTGCGCAAGCTGGCCGAGCGCAGCCAGCAGGCGGCCGGCGAGATAAGCGAGCTGTCGGGCAAGACCGTCGAGGTCAGCCAGAAGGCCGGTGAAATGCTGGCGGCGCTGGTGCCCTCGATCCAGCGCACCGCCGATCTTGTGCAGGAGATCAGCGCCGCCACACGCGAACAGAATGTCGGCGCCGAGCAGATCAACGAGGCGATCCGCGAGCTTGACGCCGTGATCCAGGCAAACGCCTCGGCCTCGACCGAAGCGGCAAGCGTCTCGGAGCAGCTGGCCTCGCAATCCGAGCAGTTGCGCGGCGTGATCAGCTTCTTCCGCCTAGGGGATGACGATCATGCAAGCCGCTCGTCGGTGGCGCGGAGCCCGGCGAAAAGCGCTACGAAGCCGGTTTCCCATATCCGCGGCAAGCGCATGGCGGCCAAGGCCACGCCGGTGGCACAGGCCCCCGCGGCCGGCAGCATGAACGGCAAGGCGAACGGCGTGGCGCTGGATCTCGGTGGCGACATGTCCGACACCGATTTCGTGCGCTACTGA